The Actinoplanes sp. N902-109 genomic interval CCCCGCCGCTCGACGCCACCGAGGCGTTCGCCTGGCTCCGCAACCCCCAGCAGGCCGCCGCAGCCTGAACCGGACTGCACCGACCGGCCCGTAGCGGCTAGGTTGGCGCGGTGATTCTGCTGGTGCATGGTGGACTGCGGGAGCCGATGGACGCCGAGCGCTTCTGGGTGCGGCCGGGGATCGTGGCCGGGCTGGGCGACCTCGGGGTGCTGGCACCGGACCGGCTGGCAGATGCGCCGGACTGGGACGCCGAGGCCGATCATCTGGCCGGTCAGCTGCCCGGGGCAGCCACGGTGATCGCGGGATCCAACGGGTGTTCGGCGGCGGTACGGCTGGCGGTGCGGTGGCCCGGGCTGGTGCGCCGGTTGATGCTGGCCTGGCCGGCTACGCCGCGGCCACGGGGTGATCTGCCGGTGGCGCTGACCGCCGGGGAGACGCTGCGGGGCGTGCTCGACGCGGAGTTGCGGGGGCTTTCGGTGCCGGTCCGGGTGCTGCCCTCCGTACCGGAGAACGCCATGCACGAACGCCGCACGGCCGATGCCCTGCTCGCGTTGATCCCGGGGGCGACGGCCGTGCCGGGCAGCCCGGAACCGCCGCACCCGGACTTCGCGCCGCACCTGGCCGCGGTGGTGCAGACCTGCAGAGGTCTCGCCTGCGACAGGCCCTGAGGTACGGGTCGTCCCCTGGGTGAAGCGGCCGGACCCGCCCGGCAAGCACGGCGTTATCCTCGGCCCATGGACTACGAGGTGCCGGTGACCCAAGCACGCGCGGAATTCGCCGAACTCATCAACCGAGCGGCCTACGCCGGCGACCGCACCATCGTCACCCGGCACGGCAAGCCCATCGCAGCCCTCATCTCCGCCGCCGACCTGGAACGCCTCCGCACGCTGGACGAGAACCCCGGCGTCATGATCCGTCTCGGCGGCGGCCTTGCCCACGGCCCCGGCGGCGCCCACCAACCCTCCCCCACCGCCGACCTCGACCTGGCCGCCCAGCACCACCCCGCCCAGCACCACCCCGCCCCGAACGACACACCCTCCTGACCGGCGCCCCTCGCGGGCTCCTGCCACCAGCCCGCCGAGCCCTCGCGGCAGCCGCTGACGTCCTGGCGACGCCGGCCCCGGCTGACGCGAAGCGCGGCTGGGCCACTGGCGACGGCAGCCCCGACCCCTGACAGCACCGGCAGCACCGGCAGCACCGGCAGCAAAACGGCACCGGCGGCCTTCGCAGGGTTCACCGTCATCGGCCACATCGAGCGTCCGCGAACCACCTCCGCCCAGCGCTGCAACCGGAACTCCGTCGACGAGCACCGGCGCATCCGGCTTGCGCAAGGGCCGGTGAACCAGCCGAGCGGATCCGGGGCGACACCACGGTCGGCTCCCCAGCCCTCCGATCACGGCGGCAGCGTCGCGATGGTGGACCGGCGCATCGGCTGCGACGGAACGAAAGCCATGGACACCAGCCCGGGCCGAGAGCGCCCGGGAAACACCGGCTGAGGCAGGGGCGTCGGATGGTGTCGGGGCTGACACGGACGCATCGGGTGGATGCACCACCGGCGGGTGCGGATCCGGCGACGAGGAGCCCGGCTCAGGACCGCCCCGCCGGATCGACAGCGCAGCCGCCGCAACACCCACGAGCAGCGTGGCGAGGGCCGCCGCGAGCATGGCCGGGCGCGCTCCCCACGATGTCACCAGCAGACCGCCCAGACCGACACCGGCGGGGCCCGCCAGAATCAGCACGGTGCGGCGGGCCGCCAGCAGGTGGGCTCGGGCGGCAGGGTCGGTCTCCCGTTGGAAGAGAGCCGTGGTGAGGGCTCCGTACGGAGCAAAGATGCAGCCCGCCGCCGCGAAGCCGGTGATGGACAGCCAGGCCGGGGTGTCGAGGCCGAGGGGCAGCAGGGCGACGCCCAGGCCGATGACGATGACCGAGATGGTGGGCCAGAGGGGACGGCGGCGCAGGCGACCCGCGGTGAGGCCGCCCAGGACCGCACCGGCGCCGAACCCGGAGAAGTACCACGCGAGGTGGGAGGCGGGGGCGTGCAGGTGATCCGCGACGTAGACCGGCAGGCCCACCTCGATCGGACCGTAGAGGGCGTACACCAGGAATGACAGCGCCAGCAGGGTCGTCAGCCGGCGGTCGGTGCGCAGGATGCGGAAGCCGGCGCCCCGGGACGGGGCCTTGGACCGGGGGCGCCTGGGCACGCCGAATTGGCAGGCGAGGGCGAGCACGACGAAGCTGGCCGCGTCGAAGGCCAGGGCGAGGGCCGCACCTTGCCAGGCGATGACGGCGCCCGCCAGCACCGGGCCGAACAGCACGCCGGTCTGGGACAGGGTGGTCAGCAAGGCGTTGGCCGAGACATGGTCACGCTCCGGCAGCAACTCGGCGATCAGGGTGTAGGTGCCGGCTGAGCCCCACGAGTGCAGGAGTGACGAGCACGCGAGCAGCCCGACGAACAAACCGATGGTCAGTACGCCGCACAGGCTGAGCACGGCGATCGCGCCCAGGGCAGCGGCGCGCAGCAGGGAGTCCCACACGACCAGCCGGGCGCCACCGAAGGCCCCGAGGAAGGTTGCGAAGGTGCCGAGCGCAGCCGGGATCGCGTAGGCCGCGACGGCCACCGCCACCCAGCGGGCATGCTGCTGCGGTGGGGCGATCTCGAGGGCCAGCCAGGACACCGCGATTGCGCTCATGCCGTCGCCGAGCGCGGACCCCAGGAACCCCGGGATCAACGGTCGAAGTAATCTGTACGCCATGTACAAACTGTACAGAAACTCAGCTGGGAAGCGAATCCGGGATCAGGTCGCGCAGCGCGAAACCGTCCGTGACGACTGCGTCCGGCTCGACGGTTGGCTCCTCTCGCGCGGTGCGCGGCGACTGGAACAGGATGGCGACCGCCACCGTTGCCCGACGGGCGCACGCGATGTCGCGCCGATAGCTGTCGCCGACAAACCAGCTCTGCTCGGTGGGGACGCCGAGTGCCCTGGTCGCCTGCCAGATCATCGCGGGGTTGGGTTTGCGGACGCCCGCCTCGTCGCTGTAGATCTGGGCGGCGAAGAGGTCGCCGACGCCGGCCCGGGCGAGGAAGTCGCGATGCGCGGCGCCGCAGAGGGTGTTGCTCACCACCGCCAGCGGCAGGCCGCGAGCACGAGCTGCCCGCAGCACCTCCGGGATGCCCGGGCGCAGCCGCCAGGACGACCGCCACGCCCAGTCATAGCTGAGCTTGGTGGCGTTGCCGCGCACCACCTCTTGCGCGGCGAGAGGCCAGGATCCGGTGACGAAGCGCCGCCAGACCTCCTCGTGCGGCAGTTCGTCCGGTTCGTCCAGGTCGCGCCAGGCCGCATAGGCCGCGGAACCCTCGGTCAGCGACCGGCTGATCTCCCCGGGGGTCAGCACTCCGTGGATGAGGTTGTACAACCGCAGCACCAGCGCAGGCGGCGCCTTGTCGAAGGTCGGGTCGGCAGAAGCCCGCGAGTCGGCGAGCACGCCGCCGAAGTCCAGCAGCAGCGCAGCCGGCGCGGGCAGCGGCGCCGCGGAGGGCGACGGCATGTCAGCGTGCGTTGAGCGTCCAGGCCCGGACGCCGCCGACGATGCCCGCCGTGTTGGGGACGACCACCACGTCGTCGCCCATCCGGGTGAGCTGGGCCGGGGTGATCAGCCGGGAGTTGCCGCCGCCGAGATAGACCCGGTCCCAGAGGAAGACCGGGCGCAGCCCCTCGATGACGTTCCGGACCCGCCGCGACCAGAGCGCGTCGCCCAGCCGGCGTCGCTCGTGCTCGCCGATGTAGGTGTCGTAGCTCATCCCCCAGCGCACCGGGGCCTGCGACATCTCCAGGTGCGGGGCGAGTGCGCCGCCGTCGAAGAGCGCGCAGCCCAGCCCCGTGCCCAGGGTGAGGACCAGCTCGCAGCCCGTGCCCGCCACCACGCCCGCGCCGTGCACCTCGGCGTCGTTGAGCACCAGGGTGGGCAGGCCGAAGGCCTCGGCCAGGGCGGTGCGGGCGTCGAAGCCGAACCAGGCGTCCTGCAGCTCAGGATCGATCTTGGTGCGGGGGCCACTGCGGGTGATGTAGTGCGGTGTCGCCACCACGACGCCGTGCCGCAGCATCCCCGGCATCCCGACGGTCACCCGGTCGGCGGTGGGCAGGCGCGCGCCCAGCTGCACCAGGGTCTTCACGAACAGGTCGGGCGGCAGCGGGTACGGCGTGGGGACGCGCAGCGGTTGCGCCCGCATCGTGCCGGCCTCGTCCAGCACGGAACCCTTGATGCCGCCGCCACCGCAGTCGATTGTCAACGTGAATGCCACGCGAACAGTCTTTCAGAACCTCGCGAAGGACCGGATCGGCATCCGGGGACCGAACTTGGGAGCCATGATCCCGCCCAGCGCCAGCAGCTCGCAGACCCGGCCGCGGTGGCCCGCGAAGGGTTCCAGCAGTTCCAGCATGCGCGCATCGGTGCCGCGCGTCTCGCCCGCCAGCGCCCAGGCGACCGTGTTGGGGATGTGGAAGTCGCCGACGCTGACCGCGTCCGCGTCGCCGTAGGCCGTGCGCACCACCTCGGCCGCCGTCCACGGGCCGATGCCGGGGATCGCGACCAGCCGGCGGGTCGCCTCCGCGCTGTCCAGGCAGCGTTCCAGCCGGGCCGCCTGCACCGCGCAGCGCAGCAGGGCCTGGGTGCGCCGCTGTTCCACGCCCCAGGGATGAAATGTCCAGTACGGGGTGGCAGCGACCGCTTCGGGATCCGGCGGCAGCAGCAGGTCACCCGGGCCGGGGGCGGGTTCGCCGAAGTGCTTGACCAGCGAGCGATAGGCGCGATGGGCCTCGATGCCGGTGACCTTCTGTTCCAGCACGGCCCGGATCAGCCGGGGGAACACCTGCCCGGTGGCGGCGAACCGGAACCCGGCGAAGGTGCGGGCCAGCCGCGCGACCAGGGGATGGGCGCGGGCCAGCTCGGCGAAGTCGTGCGGGTCGTCCCGCAGGCCCGCGACAGCGTCGGCCCGCTCGGCCATCCAGTCGGCGCCGGGTCCGTACGCGGTTGCCGTCAGTTCCGCGCCGGCCCTGGTCAGGTGCAAGGACGCGGGACCGTCGGGGGTACGGCCGGCGAGCGCGAAGGCACCGTCGGCGAGCTTGCCGCACGGGTCGTAACGGACCACCAGCAGCGCCCGCAGGGTGCCGACGAAGTGGTAGCCCTCGGGCACCGTCAGCCGCCTGACCACCACTTTTGTCACCGCGCCACTATAAACACCTTCGCTGGGCATGCCGATGGCCCTGACCGCGCTCCCGGTCAGGGCCATCGGGGAGGGTGGGCACGGACACCCGAGTCGGTCCGCGTCACCCGGTGGCGGAGCTGGAATCTCGCCCCGAGCCGGTACCGCGCCTCCTCTCGTCAGCCGATTCCTTGGCTCGGGCCGCCTGCCGCGGTGCCGCCCGCAGGGGGAAGGGCGGCGACCGGCCGGTCGATGGGGGGTCCCCGCGGGGCTACGCCAGGTCAGAGGTGGCGTGGCCCCGCGGGTTCGCCGGCCGGGTGCGGCAGGGCTCCGTACCTAGTTGTTGTTGTTCCCGCCGTTGCCGCCACCGTTGCCGCCGCCGACCTCGATGCGGACCGCGTCGAACGCCGGGGTCTGGTTGGCGCGCTGCATCATGGGGATGCGGTGCGAGCCGTCACCGGCCCACGAGGCGCACTGGAACAGGCCCTGCTGCGGCAGACCCGGCACCTGGATGGTCACCACGTCCGGGGCGGCACCACCCTGCTTGTCCTCGGTGGCCACGAAGAACGCGGGCACCGGGGCCGGGTCCGGCGCCTCGGAGGTGTTGTTCAGGATGCGGCAGGCGGTGTGGAAGTGACCGCGGACGATGCCGTTCTGCAGCACCGAGGACTCGACGTAGTAGCCACCCTGACCGGCCGCGAGGAAGCGGTCACGGATCAGGTTGCGGGTGCTCACCTTGAGCGTGAACGCCTGGTTGACGTCGACCTGGGTCGGCGCCTCGGTGATCAGCAGCGACGGGTTGTTCTCCTGCGAGCCGACCTCACCGAACTCGGTGGAGACACAGCGGTTGCCGTCCTGGAAGCCGGCGTGCGGCTGGAGCTGGCTGGTGTCGCAGCTGTTGGTCAGGATGCCGAGACCGGCACCGGGCGGCGGGGTGGCAGCGCCACCGCCGTTGTTGCCGCCGGCGTTACCGCCGTTGTTGTTGCCGCCGTTGTTGCCACCCTGCTGACCGCCGGCCGAGGTGCTGGCCGACGCCGCCGGGCTGGCCGCACCGCCGTTGTTGCCACCACCGGTGTTACCACCGTTGTTGGCGCCGCCGTTGTTCTTCCCGCCGCCGTTGTTCTGCATCCACTGGCGGCACCGGGAGCGCAGTTGCTCGGTGGTCGGCACGTCACCCGCGCCGTCGTCGGCGTGCTGGGTGACCTTGCCCTTGTTGGTGGTGTAGGAGCCCGGCCGGGTCTCCGTCGACAGCTTGGACCGCTTCGGTGCCTGGATGTTGTTGCAGGCGGCCAGGGCCCGCTGCTGGTTGCGGCTCTTCGTGCTCGCGTCCGACACCTGCGTGACGGTGACGATGCTACCGAAGGCAACCACAGTGGCTACCGCGGCGATGATCCGGCGCCGACCGGTGAACCATGCGGGAAACCTGGATTCGCGCCGGTAGTGCGACCTTCGCATTGCTGACACCTTTCTGTGTCCACATGTGGCGGGCGGTGGGGCCGGCCGGGGGTGTTGCGGTTGCGGGTTGAGGGCTTGGGGTCAGCGCGTCCGGAAGATGCGCATGGTGGTGACCACGCCGGCCACCAGGGCTCCGGCGAGAACGAGCAGGATGACCGAGGTGCTGACCCCGGGAACGCCGCCCGAGCTGCTGGCCGCCGCGAGCATCGCGTTGTCGACCGGGACCGGCCCGGCGTTCGTCTTGGCCGGCGGCGGGGCGCTGGGCAGCGCGCCGTAGTCGACGATCCCGCTGCTCTCCAGCAGGGTCATGTGCGTCATCACGAACTGGTTGGTCTCCTGCGCCAGCTTGCGCACCGAGTCGTTGCGGGTGCTCGCCCGGATCGTCGCGATGGCCGGGAAGATCTTGCCGTGCGCCGCCCGCAGCCGGTCGACGTAGATCTGGTCGAACTGCTTCGAGGTCTTGGCATTCGCCATCTCGTTGAGCCAGCCCTGCTGATCGTTGTTCGGCAGGTTGGGCAGTTGGATCCCGAGCTTCTTGGCGACCGCCACGTCGAGCTTGTCCAGCGCGACGTGCTGCGCACCGATCGAGGCGCCGACCTTCTGGATCGTCGGATCCTCGGACTTCTCCTGCGCCATGTTGCTGGCCGGGACCTCCCACAGACCGGCGAGCCGGACCTTGATGACGAAGTCCTTGTCAGCAGCGGAGAGGTCGCCCTTGGCGTCGTCGGTGAGGCCGGTGTTCGGCGGCACCGGGACACCGTCGGCAGCCCTGGCCGCGCCGGCCGGGGCCAGCAGGAACGCCAGGGTCATTGCCAGGACGCCCACGAGCCCGCGATCGAGCCGGCGGGAGGAGCGGGCGGCAATCATCTTTCACACCTCCGACAATGCAGGGGAAACGATTCCGGCGAATGCTGACGCCAGAAACGCTAGGAGCAGTTCAAGCGGTGCCGCAATGGAACAAGGCGGCGGTGAAAGCGAATTAAAGAAGACTTATGAATGCCAATTTCGCACTCAGTAGCTGTAATCGGACCCGGTGTCGCTGTCGCTGTCCTTGTCGTCCGCCGGCGGCGCGACGGCCTTGCTCGGGGCGGGCAGACAGGTCAGGTTCTTGGTGCCCTCGGGGGTGACCACGAACCACGCCGAGGCGACGTTCTGGCCCTTCCACGACCCCGGCTTCTTGTCGCCGATGTACGTGTACAGCGGCCAGTTGTTGATCGTCAGCTGCTGGGTGCCGTCCTCGCGTTCCACGGTGCCCACGAGCTTGGCGTCGACCCCGTCCAGCTTGGGCGTCTCACCCTTGTTGATCAGGGCGGGCGGCCAGACCTTGGCGCAGTCGCCGTAGCAGGTGGTCTTGGCCTCCGGCTTGGCCTGGTCCTTGTCGAAGCGGTAGAGCACGTAACCGTCCTGGTTCTGAACGGTCTCGCCCATCTTCTTGACCTTGGCCGCGGTCAGCTCGGTGGTCA includes:
- a CDS encoding alpha/beta fold hydrolase; amino-acid sequence: MILLVHGGLREPMDAERFWVRPGIVAGLGDLGVLAPDRLADAPDWDAEADHLAGQLPGAATVIAGSNGCSAAVRLAVRWPGLVRRLMLAWPATPRPRGDLPVALTAGETLRGVLDAELRGLSVPVRVLPSVPENAMHERRTADALLALIPGATAVPGSPEPPHPDFAPHLAAVVQTCRGLACDRP
- a CDS encoding type II toxin-antitoxin system Phd/YefM family antitoxin, giving the protein MDYEVPVTQARAEFAELINRAAYAGDRTIVTRHGKPIAALISAADLERLRTLDENPGVMIRLGGGLAHGPGGAHQPSPTADLDLAAQHHPAQHHPAPNDTPS
- a CDS encoding HAD family hydrolase, with protein sequence MPSPSAAPLPAPAALLLDFGGVLADSRASADPTFDKAPPALVLRLYNLIHGVLTPGEISRSLTEGSAAYAAWRDLDEPDELPHEEVWRRFVTGSWPLAAQEVVRGNATKLSYDWAWRSSWRLRPGIPEVLRAARARGLPLAVVSNTLCGAAHRDFLARAGVGDLFAAQIYSDEAGVRKPNPAMIWQATRALGVPTEQSWFVGDSYRRDIACARRATVAVAILFQSPRTAREEPTVEPDAVVTDGFALRDLIPDSLPS
- a CDS encoding ROK family protein — translated: MAFTLTIDCGGGGIKGSVLDEAGTMRAQPLRVPTPYPLPPDLFVKTLVQLGARLPTADRVTVGMPGMLRHGVVVATPHYITRSGPRTKIDPELQDAWFGFDARTALAEAFGLPTLVLNDAEVHGAGVVAGTGCELVLTLGTGLGCALFDGGALAPHLEMSQAPVRWGMSYDTYIGEHERRRLGDALWSRRVRNVIEGLRPVFLWDRVYLGGGNSRLITPAQLTRMGDDVVVVPNTAGIVGGVRAWTLNAR
- a CDS encoding DNA-3-methyladenine glycosylase, producing the protein MTKVVVRRLTVPEGYHFVGTLRALLVVRYDPCGKLADGAFALAGRTPDGPASLHLTRAGAELTATAYGPGADWMAERADAVAGLRDDPHDFAELARAHPLVARLARTFAGFRFAATGQVFPRLIRAVLEQKVTGIEAHRAYRSLVKHFGEPAPGPGDLLLPPDPEAVAATPYWTFHPWGVEQRRTQALLRCAVQAARLERCLDSAEATRRLVAIPGIGPWTAAEVVRTAYGDADAVSVGDFHIPNTVAWALAGETRGTDARMLELLEPFAGHRGRVCELLALGGIMAPKFGPRMPIRSFARF
- a CDS encoding Pecanex-like protein 1 translates to MSDASTKSRNQQRALAACNNIQAPKRSKLSTETRPGSYTTNKGKVTQHADDGAGDVPTTEQLRSRCRQWMQNNGGGKNNGGANNGGNTGGGNNGGAASPAASASTSAGGQQGGNNGGNNNGGNAGGNNGGGAATPPPGAGLGILTNSCDTSQLQPHAGFQDGNRCVSTEFGEVGSQENNPSLLITEAPTQVDVNQAFTLKVSTRNLIRDRFLAAGQGGYYVESSVLQNGIVRGHFHTACRILNNTSEAPDPAPVPAFFVATEDKQGGAAPDVVTIQVPGLPQQGLFQCASWAGDGSHRIPMMQRANQTPAFDAVRIEVGGGNGGGNGGNNNN
- a CDS encoding DUF4142 domain-containing protein, which translates into the protein MIAARSSRRLDRGLVGVLAMTLAFLLAPAGAARAADGVPVPPNTGLTDDAKGDLSAADKDFVIKVRLAGLWEVPASNMAQEKSEDPTIQKVGASIGAQHVALDKLDVAVAKKLGIQLPNLPNNDQQGWLNEMANAKTSKQFDQIYVDRLRAAHGKIFPAIATIRASTRNDSVRKLAQETNQFVMTHMTLLESSGIVDYGALPSAPPPAKTNAGPVPVDNAMLAAASSSGGVPGVSTSVILLVLAGALVAGVVTTMRIFRTR